TTTGCGATGAAGAGCGCAGCCAATACCTTAATAAAGAAAAAGCGGTTGAAAGGCTGATTGCCCTTTTAGGTCGCGCCCTGCAGGTACAAAAAGTGCGTAAACCCACCAAAGTAAGCAAGGCCGCCAAAGCCGCCCGCCTTGACAACAAAAAGAGACAATCGGCAAAAAAGGAAAACAGGGGAAAAAATTATGAAGAATAGTTTTTCGATGTACAGATATGCAAATTTCAGGTGTGCAGATGTTTTTTGATTAGAAATTTTAAGAATACTGAAAATATGTGTTATTAGTACGCTTTCGTTATCCAAACGCTTTTTTTGCAGTTTAAATAATCCCCATCCTGTTGGAATCGAACTTAATGAGTACGAAAAGCAGGATGGTAAAGCTTAATAACGACGACCCCCCGTAACTTATAAATGGCAGCGGGATCCCTATAACCGGCACTATCCCTATTGTCATACCAATATTGATCACCACGTGGAAAAAGAGTACTGATGCCACGCCATAACCATAGATGCGCGAAAATGGAGATCGCTGTCGCTCGGCGATAAAGATAACCCGGAGAATGAGGAAAATATAGAGGCCTAATAACACAAGCGAGCCCGCAAAGCCCCATTCCTCGCCTATGGTGCAAAAAATAAAATCGGTACTTTGCTCGGGCACAAACGAGTATTTGGTTTGGGTACCATGTAAATAACCCTTGCCCCACATTTTACCCGACCCTATGGCAATTTTTGATTGGTTTACATTATATCCTTTGCCCCTTAAATCGGTAGTGATGCCCAAAATGATATTGATACGGTCTGTTTGGTGGGGTTTTAAAACATTGGTGTAAATAAACTTTACGCTAAATACAAACGTGATGGAGATAGCAAGCCCTATTAGCATGGTACTGATGAGTTTGCGGTTACGCCTGAATAAAAAGATAACCAGGGCAGTAAATGCCACCAATGCAATGATGATATGCAAGGGATTAAACAGTAGGGCCACCACAAAAAGTGTGATCAGCAAACCGGTTACGATGAGGAAGTACGGTGATAAACCTTCCCGGTAGAGTACAAAGATAAGCGAACAAAATACCAGTGTTGAGCCAGTATCCGGCTGCAGCATAATCAATATCATCGGCAAGCCAATGATAGCCCCCGCCGCCATAAAAGATTTTGGATCGGTAACGCGGATATTCGGCCCGCTCAGGTACCGGGCCAATAATAGGCAGGTAGCAAACTTGGCAAACTCCGACGGCTGAAGCCTGAAACCACCGCCAAGGCTTATCCAGGCCTGGTTACCGCCAACATTGCGGCCAACAACCAGTACAACTATTAACAAAAGCACAGTTACGGCATAAAAAGCCGGAGACAGGGCGCTAAAAAAGCGGCTTTCTAACAGCAGGATGATCATACCAATTACTACAGCCACAATGATGTATATAAATTGCTTGCCATAATTAGTGGCCCCATCTATTATGCTTGGATGCCTTTCATCAAAAACGGCGGCATGAATGTTGAACCAACCTATAGTGCATAGGATAAGATATAGGAACACCGTTACCCAATCAACATTAAAAAAGAAGCTGCGCTGATTATTATTGTTGTTGTTCATGCTATTTGCCAGCCCCCCTGCCTGCTAATAAACTGCCCCAGCTATTCGGTTTGTTATTGTTTGCCGTTTTTAAGCGCGCTGCCTTTTTTATGGAATCGGCTTTGAATTTTTTTATCGAGTCGGCCTTCACCGCGCGGATGCTATCGCGCATGCGTTCCTTTTTCAAATCCAGGGCGTAAAGCGTCAAATCGGGCATGCGGTTGGCATTGGCAAAATAATCAACCGTAATACCTGATTCACGCGGTGTTATCTTACCTCTTAAATATTTTTCGACAATAAAGCTGGCAATAGGGGCAGCCCAGTGTGCTCCCTCGCCCGAGTTTTCTACAACAACGGCAATGGCTATTTTAGGGTTCTCGCGAGGTGCAAAAGCCACAAATACCGAGTTAGCCTCGCCTCGGGGATTTTGCGCTGTACCCGTTTTACCGCACATGATAATGCCAGGGATTTTTGACCGGCGGGCGGTTCCATCTTCAACCACGGCCTGCATCCCGTTAATAACGGGTTCAAAATACTGCGAATCTATGCCCACATAGTTTCTTTTGGTATACTCGGCCTTAATTACGTTTTCGGTACCAATGGCTTTAATGAGGTGTGGTTTGTAAAAAAAACCATGGTTGGCAATGGTACACTCCAGGTTGGCCATTTGTAATGGGGTCGCCAATAGCTCGCCCTGGCCTATTGCTAAAGAAATGATGGTGCTGGCACGCCATCCACCTTTTTTATAAACATTGTCGTAATGTAAGGGTGTTGGTACGTTTCCGCGGCTTTCGGCAGGCATATCCAGGTCCAGCCGGGCACCTAAACCAAATTTCATCACGTTGGCCCTCCATTTTGTAAATTCGGCTTCAGTATATTTTGCTCCGCTGCGTTCCAATATCCGCTGAAACACCATCGAAAAATAACCATTACAGGATTCGGCTACGGCCCTGCCCATGTTAACGGTACCGTGAGCTTCGCCATTGTTACATGGCACCAGCCGGTTGCCAGCCCTGTAATGCCCGGTGCAATAGTATGTTTCTGAGGGGGAGATGATATTTTCCTGCAAAGCTATCAAAGCACTTAACGGCTTAAATGATGAGCCTGGCGGATACTGAGCCTGTATAGGCCTGATGAAAAATGGCTTATACGGATTGTTATACATTTTAGCAGCGTTGTTACCGCGCTCACGGCCAACCATCAGGTTAGGGTCGTAACTGGGGCTGCTTACATAAGCCAGGATCTCGCCGCTTGATGGTTCAATGGCTACAATACTGCCCAGCTTATTTTGCATCAGCTGTTCGCCCAGCTTTTGTAATTCTATATCTAACGAGGACGTAAGCCGCTCGCCGGTACGGGCTACCGTATCAAAAGCGCCATTTGCGAAAGAGCCTTTTTGTATGCCGCGCGAATCAACCATCATGTTTTTAACACCGCGCTGCCCGCGTAAAACATTTTCGTAAGCTTTCTCCACACCGGTTATACCAATATAATCGCCCAGCCGGTAATAGCCATTTGAGCGCTTGATATCGCGGTCCTGTGCCTCACCAATATAACCTAAAAACTGCGCTGCAACCGAATCGGGATAGGTACGTACTGTGCGGGGCAAGGCATAAAAGCCAACAAAATCATTTATTTTTTCCTGTATCGAAGCAAAGCGCTCGGCCGATATTTGTTTTTCAAAAGGGGAGTCTTTATTTGGCGAATATTTGATGGCTTTTATCCAGCGCTTGTCAAAGCCGGCTTTATCAATACCCAACAGGTTACAAAATGCAACGGTATCAAAGGGCTTTACATCTTTGGGCGTTACCATGATATCGTAAATAGGCACGTTTTGTACTAGTATTTTACCATTTCTATCTAAAATGGGCCCGCGGGCCGGGTATTGGATAAAACTACGGATAACGTTTTTGGTAGCGTAAATAGCGTAGCGGTCGTCAACTATCTGGATATAGTAAAGCCTGGCCAGCAGCGTAAAAATTATAGTAACAAAAATGCCGGTTATAACGTAGCGACGCTCGAAAAAATTATTCATTTACGTTCTTTCCTTTTGAAAAATAGCAGGCTCGAAACAAGTATCAAAAATACCGTAAATATTGAACTTAAAACAACACGGCTTAGTGTGTATTGTATTTCAGAAAACCGGAATACTTCCAGGGTTAGCAGGAAAAAATGATGGGCAAACGTAAGTATCACCGCATAAGTGAAAAACCACCTGAAGCCCATAATGCTCAGGGTTGGTTCAGGCTCGTTGTCAAACCCTTCTTTTTGCACGGTTATATTGATGAAAAGGATGCGCACCAGGGCAAGCACCACACAAGCGGCGGCGTGCAGACCGGGAGTATCGTAAAATGCATCTACTGTAAGGCCTAACAGGAATGATAATACAAACAGCAACACATTCGGTGTCTCGAACGGAAGCAGCAATATAAACAGGATATAAAAGTAAGGAGTAGACAGGTTGTAAAAAGTGATGTTTTTGAGCAGGAATGCCTGCATAAACACCAATAACAAAAAGCGGATTACATTGATGATGATAGTGCGGCCCATTATTTGACTTCTGCGGCCTCCAATCCGGCTTGTTCCTGTGCGTATTTGTTAACTACTACGTATATGTATTGCAGTTTGCTAAAATCAACCGAAAGGCCAACCTCTACATTAAGCAGCAAGCCACCTTCTTTGGCATGGAGGTTGGTTACCTTGCCAAAAGGGATCCCGGTTGGGAAAAGCGAATAACCTGATGTTACTACCATTTCGCCCAGGGTGGGTTTGGCATCATTTTGCAGGCTTAGTAAACCCTTACGCGGATTAAGATCGTTTCCCCATATAAATGAGCCAACAGATTTATCTTTTACCAGCATAGCGCTAAACTGGCTTTTTGAATGCAGCAATGATTTTACAATAGCGTAATGGTCTGTTACGTCGGCTATCATACCCACTACACCGGCACCACAAATTACACCCATATCTTTGGCTATGCCATCCCTGCTGCCCTTGTTTATGGTGATGTAATTATTGGATTGATTGGTTGAATTATTGATAACACGGGCTACCAGGTAAGTATATTGCTGCTTGTAAACAGTATCAACAACTTTATGCTTTTCGGTAGTATCAACATAAAATGATGTTTTAAGCATTCCCCGTAATCTTGCATTTTCACGTGCAAGACTGTCGTTTACGTCCTTTAAAGATAAATATCCCTTAAACTCGCTTACCTGCCCGTATAAACTGCCGGTAACCTGGTTTTGCGAACTGATAAAAGTAGCCTTTTGAAAAGAGTTGTATTTGATGTAGATAAGCAGCGCGCTCACCTCAAAAATCAGGAATAAAAAAAACGCGTTATACTTAGTGATAAATATCAAGAGGTTACGCATCGCTTTATAATTAGTGAATTAGTGAATAACTGAATTATTGAATTGAAAAAGCAATTAAAAATCACTAATTCACTAACTCAATAATTCAGTCATTGATCAACTATTGCATTAAAAATTTAAAATTACCTATGTTTTTAAGGGCGGTTCCTGTGCCACGTACTACGGCCCGTAGGGGGTCTTCGGCTACGTGAACGGGCAGTTTGGTTTTGGCTGCTACACGTTTATCAAGGCCGCGCAATAGGGCACCACCACCAGTTAGGTAAATACCAGTCTGGTAAATATCTGCCGAAAGCTCGGGCGGGGTAATTTCCAGCGCTTTTAATATCGCTTCTTCTATTTTGGAGATAGATTTATCAAGGCAATGTGCAATTTCGGTATACGATACCATGATCTGTTTTGGCACGCCGGTCATCAAATCGCGGCCTTGTACTGCAAAATCAGCCGGTGGATCTGCCAGTTCGGGCAGTGCTGCGCCAACTTCAATTTTAATTTTCTCGGCAGTACGGTCGCCAATCATGATGTTGTGCTGGCGGCGGATGTATTGTACAATATCCGAGTCGAAGTTATCACCCGCTACGCGGATAGACTGATCGCACACGATACCCGATAACGCGATAACCGCAATCTCGGTAGTACCACCACCAATATCGATGATCATATTACCCATAGGCTCTTCCACATCAATGCCTATACCTACCGCGGCAGCCATTGGCTCATGTATCAGGTAAACCTCTTTGGCGCCTGCAATCTCGGCCGAGTCGCGCACCGCGCGTTTCTCAACCTCGGTAATACCCGATGGGATACAGATAACCATACGCAACGATGGGAAGAACCATCCTTTACCCTGGTTTATCATTTTGATCATACCGCGTATCATGTGTTCGGCAGCGTTAAAGTCGGCAATTACACCATCTTTAAGCGGGCGAACAGTACGGATATTATCATGTGTTTTACCCTCCATTTGCATGGCCTGGCGCCCAATGGCAATAACCTTGTTGGTAGTCCTGTCGAACGCCACGATGGACGGTTCGTCAACAACAACTTTATCATTATGTATAATGAGGGTATTGGCAGTACCCAAATCTATAGCAATTTCCTGTGTAAAAAAGTTAAATAAACCCATCTAATGTTTCCCTTGAAATAATCTGCAAAGTTTATAAAAATACGCTTAATAAAATTACATACTTGCAATTAAAAGCGTTAAAAATTAATATTTATTGTTTGCGTGGGTTGATTAAGTTGGATTGGGTTGATTAGGTTGATTGAGTTGTTATACTCGCTCTTGTTTTTTTTAAACCACTCACTTAATCCAACTCAATCAACCTAATCAACTCAAACTTTAATGCTTAAAATGACGCACTCCTGTTGTTACCATCGAGATGTTTTTTTCATCGCACATGGCTACAGATAGTTTATCGTTTATTGATCCGCCTGGTTGTAATACAGCAGTAACACCAGCTTCGGCAGCCAGTTCCACACAATCAGGGAACGGGAAAAACGCATCAGACGCCATCACTGCACCATTCAGATCGAAGCCGAAGCTGTTGGCTTTAATAACAGCCTGCTTCAATGAATCAACCCTTGAGGTTTGCCCAACGCCACTTGACATCAGCTGGCCGTTTTTGGCAAATATGATGGTGTTTGATTTGGTGTGTTTTACCACTTTATTGGCAAAAAACAAATCTTTCAGCTCCTGCTCAGTTGGTTTGCGGTTGGTAACCGGGGTCATTTGTGCCGGGCCTTCAATAACTGCGTCTTTATCCTGCTCAATAACACCGTTCAGCAAGGTTTTAAACTGCTTAACAGGTAATTCAACCGGTTGGCGAACTAAGATAATACGGTTCTTTTTAGCCTGCAATATTTTAACTGCTTCGTCTGTATAGGCAGGCGCAATCAGCACTTCGTAAAATATCTTGTCAATTTCGGTAGCGGTAGCGGCGTCTATCTCATCGTTAGCGATAATTACACCACCAAAAGCCGAAACCGGGTCGCAAGCCAATGCATCTATCCAGGCTTCTTTAATGAACGAGCGGGAAGCAATACCGCAGGCATTGGTATGTTTTAATATGGCGATGGTTGGCTCGCCGGTAAACTCGTCAATTAGCGCAACAGCGGCGTCAACATCTACCAGGTTGTTGTATGAAAGCTCTTTACCGTTCAGTTTGTTAAACATGGCATCCAGGTTACCATAAAAAGTGCCTTTCTGGTGCGGGTTTTCGCCGTAACGCAAGGTTTGGCTGGTAAGGATGCTTTGCTTAAATACAGGCAGCGGCTCTTCCTGGTTAAAATACTGGAAAATGTGCGTATCGTAGTTTGAAGTAATGTTGAATGCCTTTTGCGCAAATGATTTACGCTGATCGATAGTGGTAACGCCGTCCTGTGTTTTCAGGATGTCTTCCAGTATGCCGTAGTCGTCTTTTGAAGCAACGATGGTTACATCTTTAAAGTTTTTTGCACCGGCACGGATCAGGGAAATACCACCGATGTCAATTTTTTCGATCACATCTTCGGCACCTGCGCCAGATTGTACAGTTTCTTCAAACGGGTAAAGATCTACAATAACCAAATCCAATTCAGGAATTTCGTATTCGGCCAGCTGTTTCTCGTCGCTATCAAAGCTACGGCGGGCCAAAATGCCGCCAAACACCTTAGGGTGCAGGGTTTTAACACGGCCGCCTAATATAGACGGGTACGAGGTAAGGTCTTCAACAGGTATTACATTTACCCCTAAATTGCGGATAAAAGTTTCGGTACCACCGGTAGAATATATATTAACACCAAGGCGGTTTAACTCGAGAATTATTGGCTCTAAATTGTCTTTGTAGTAAACAGAAATTAAAGCATTTTTTATTTGAACAGACTGGCTCATTTACAGCGATTTTTTAAGCCGCAAAGGTAGTGAAATAGTATCAAGTAGTAAGTATCAAGTAGCAAGACAAATTAAAAAAAGATGTAGGGCACAACTATGCTCATTTTTAGTGGCTTAAATTGAATGGCAAGCTGCCCTAACACCATTGTTATCCATCAGTTACCTGCCGCTAACCAGTCTTGATACTAACTACTTGATACTTGATACTAAAACAACTAACTTCACCGCCCGAAATAGTACATAAATGAAATTATTAGAAGGAAAAACCGCACTTATCACCGGTGCATCAAAAGGAATAGGCCGTAAAATAGCCGAAAAATTTGCCGAGCACGGCGCTAATGTAGCTTTTACTTACCTGTCGTCTGTTGAAAAAGGGCAGGCTTTAGAGCAGGAATTGCAAAGCTTTGGCACACAGGTTAAAGGCTATCGCTCCGATGCCTCAAAATACGACGAAGCCGAAAAATTGATAGCTGATAT
The genomic region above belongs to Mucilaginibacter sp. KACC 22773 and contains:
- a CDS encoding rod shape-determining protein produces the protein MGLFNFFTQEIAIDLGTANTLIIHNDKVVVDEPSIVAFDRTTNKVIAIGRQAMQMEGKTHDNIRTVRPLKDGVIADFNAAEHMIRGMIKMINQGKGWFFPSLRMVICIPSGITEVEKRAVRDSAEIAGAKEVYLIHEPMAAAVGIGIDVEEPMGNMIIDIGGGTTEIAVIALSGIVCDQSIRVAGDNFDSDIVQYIRRQHNIMIGDRTAEKIKIEVGAALPELADPPADFAVQGRDLMTGVPKQIMVSYTEIAHCLDKSISKIEEAILKALEITPPELSADIYQTGIYLTGGGALLRGLDKRVAAKTKLPVHVAEDPLRAVVRGTGTALKNIGNFKFLMQ
- a CDS encoding rod shape-determining protein MreD → MGRTIIINVIRFLLLVFMQAFLLKNITFYNLSTPYFYILFILLLPFETPNVLLFVLSFLLGLTVDAFYDTPGLHAAACVVLALVRILFINITVQKEGFDNEPEPTLSIMGFRWFFTYAVILTFAHHFFLLTLEVFRFSEIQYTLSRVVLSSIFTVFLILVSSLLFFKRKERK
- the rodA gene encoding rod shape-determining protein RodA — encoded protein: MNNNNNNQRSFFFNVDWVTVFLYLILCTIGWFNIHAAVFDERHPSIIDGATNYGKQFIYIIVAVVIGMIILLLESRFFSALSPAFYAVTVLLLIVVLVVGRNVGGNQAWISLGGGFRLQPSEFAKFATCLLLARYLSGPNIRVTDPKSFMAAGAIIGLPMILIMLQPDTGSTLVFCSLIFVLYREGLSPYFLIVTGLLITLFVVALLFNPLHIIIALVAFTALVIFLFRRNRKLISTMLIGLAISITFVFSVKFIYTNVLKPHQTDRINIILGITTDLRGKGYNVNQSKIAIGSGKMWGKGYLHGTQTKYSFVPEQSTDFIFCTIGEEWGFAGSLVLLGLYIFLILRVIFIAERQRSPFSRIYGYGVASVLFFHVVINIGMTIGIVPVIGIPLPFISYGGSSLLSFTILLFVLIKFDSNRMGII
- the mreC gene encoding rod shape-determining protein MreC, whose amino-acid sequence is MRNLLIFITKYNAFFLFLIFEVSALLIYIKYNSFQKATFISSQNQVTGSLYGQVSEFKGYLSLKDVNDSLARENARLRGMLKTSFYVDTTEKHKVVDTVYKQQYTYLVARVINNSTNQSNNYITINKGSRDGIAKDMGVICGAGVVGMIADVTDHYAIVKSLLHSKSQFSAMLVKDKSVGSFIWGNDLNPRKGLLSLQNDAKPTLGEMVVTSGYSLFPTGIPFGKVTNLHAKEGGLLLNVEVGLSVDFSKLQYIYVVVNKYAQEQAGLEAAEVK
- the mrdA gene encoding penicillin-binding protein 2, which gives rise to MNNFFERRYVITGIFVTIIFTLLARLYYIQIVDDRYAIYATKNVIRSFIQYPARGPILDRNGKILVQNVPIYDIMVTPKDVKPFDTVAFCNLLGIDKAGFDKRWIKAIKYSPNKDSPFEKQISAERFASIQEKINDFVGFYALPRTVRTYPDSVAAQFLGYIGEAQDRDIKRSNGYYRLGDYIGITGVEKAYENVLRGQRGVKNMMVDSRGIQKGSFANGAFDTVARTGERLTSSLDIELQKLGEQLMQNKLGSIVAIEPSSGEILAYVSSPSYDPNLMVGRERGNNAAKMYNNPYKPFFIRPIQAQYPPGSSFKPLSALIALQENIISPSETYYCTGHYRAGNRLVPCNNGEAHGTVNMGRAVAESCNGYFSMVFQRILERSGAKYTEAEFTKWRANVMKFGLGARLDLDMPAESRGNVPTPLHYDNVYKKGGWRASTIISLAIGQGELLATPLQMANLECTIANHGFFYKPHLIKAIGTENVIKAEYTKRNYVGIDSQYFEPVINGMQAVVEDGTARRSKIPGIIMCGKTGTAQNPRGEANSVFVAFAPRENPKIAIAVVVENSGEGAHWAAPIASFIVEKYLRGKITPRESGITVDYFANANRMPDLTLYALDLKKERMRDSIRAVKADSIKKFKADSIKKAARLKTANNNKPNSWGSLLAGRGAGK
- the purH gene encoding bifunctional phosphoribosylaminoimidazolecarboxamide formyltransferase/IMP cyclohydrolase, which encodes MSQSVQIKNALISVYYKDNLEPIILELNRLGVNIYSTGGTETFIRNLGVNVIPVEDLTSYPSILGGRVKTLHPKVFGGILARRSFDSDEKQLAEYEIPELDLVIVDLYPFEETVQSGAGAEDVIEKIDIGGISLIRAGAKNFKDVTIVASKDDYGILEDILKTQDGVTTIDQRKSFAQKAFNITSNYDTHIFQYFNQEEPLPVFKQSILTSQTLRYGENPHQKGTFYGNLDAMFNKLNGKELSYNNLVDVDAAVALIDEFTGEPTIAILKHTNACGIASRSFIKEAWIDALACDPVSAFGGVIIANDEIDAATATEIDKIFYEVLIAPAYTDEAVKILQAKKNRIILVRQPVELPVKQFKTLLNGVIEQDKDAVIEGPAQMTPVTNRKPTEQELKDLFFANKVVKHTKSNTIIFAKNGQLMSSGVGQTSRVDSLKQAVIKANSFGFDLNGAVMASDAFFPFPDCVELAAEAGVTAVLQPGGSINDKLSVAMCDEKNISMVTTGVRHFKH